Proteins encoded together in one Riemerella anatipestifer window:
- a CDS encoding tetratricopeptide repeat protein gives MNKNKIWIATAVLFFGLSEGQQSAVFNQKNTFSSDLASQLYTTKVFATSQYQYTQQYLYHQSLTQSQKEVAGFYTHLIDVILQNPNAEKGLDTFIANHPNTEHFAEGQAPLADFYLIKKDFPKALEILNKLNVNHLSSSEQTQHSLKLGYAKFMSGDSKAAIKDLENAYTSSEDSEKGDIAYMLGHLYYTEGQTGKAFEYFNEIKDKEKYSKIVKPYFVQMYFNDKNYDLAIAEGEMLLKENLSSSYKSEVHKIIGESYFMKGEYRAAYPHLKVFLDSKEAPSESDLYEMGFVAAQMGLYDEAVSYYSQLVNSQSALSQNAYYQLGNAYLETNKKQEALSAFRSAYQMSYDAKVKKLAHLQYAKLSYDIGNPYESSSSVIQSYIHSYKDTSPEMQTLLVKSYLYSGNYKETLSALNQINTKTTETDKIEQEVAYLLGTEEFNKGNYKEAELYFKKSLKFNHNQEFYLKAQYWLAQTYYQLEDYPSAISYFEKLQKTEGSFDERSQINYDLGYAYFKNKDFGKAKECFKLYLKNPKAEFKADAELRLADTHYADNELNDAIAIYNNAETTDEYTLFQKAMALGFKGDTEAKISEMKKLVAQYPNSEYKDDALYEIGTAYAANDEFVLSSEYFDKVVKTSTDTHLVANAEIYMVQNDIEQNQEAKAFSGIKALAKKYQNTVYADKVLVVARSLYLKTGDTAGYQDFAKNLGVSLDKSEIDEINLSTARQLYAKKQYEKAIPYYEKYLAQNVSSSTAFQAQYELGESYYQNGDDAKALKSFNFVTAYPNDYQEEARLRSAQILLSKNKGEEAAEHLAKLVDSNNPKIKSFAQQELMKYYADKKDFAKAETYAGLILSNTKNSPAVLEQAKVIKARSLMNQGKDKEAQKSYTDLEKSSNPSVAAEALYAKAYYQNKAKAFKNSNESIFKLANNYASEEYWGAKSLVLMARNYLALKDKYQASYTCDQVIANYQDFPDVVAEAKEVKKMIK, from the coding sequence ATGAATAAAAATAAAATATGGATAGCTACGGCTGTGCTGTTTTTTGGACTTTCGGAAGGACAACAGTCGGCTGTTTTTAATCAAAAAAATACTTTTTCTTCGGATTTAGCGAGCCAACTCTACACCACTAAAGTTTTTGCGACTTCTCAATATCAATACACTCAGCAATATCTTTATCATCAGTCTTTAACTCAATCTCAAAAAGAGGTTGCTGGGTTTTACACTCATTTGATTGATGTTATTTTACAAAATCCTAATGCGGAAAAAGGGTTGGATACCTTCATAGCAAACCATCCTAATACAGAACATTTCGCAGAGGGACAAGCTCCTTTAGCTGATTTTTATTTAATAAAAAAAGATTTTCCAAAGGCATTAGAAATACTTAATAAATTAAATGTTAATCATTTATCATCTTCGGAACAGACCCAACATTCTTTAAAGCTAGGGTATGCTAAGTTTATGTCTGGCGATTCAAAAGCGGCTATTAAGGATTTGGAGAACGCTTACACTTCTTCTGAAGATTCAGAAAAAGGAGACATCGCCTATATGCTAGGACATTTGTACTACACAGAAGGACAAACAGGAAAGGCTTTTGAATACTTTAACGAGATTAAAGACAAGGAAAAATACAGCAAAATAGTAAAGCCTTATTTTGTTCAGATGTATTTTAATGATAAAAACTATGATTTAGCAATAGCTGAAGGAGAAATGCTTTTAAAAGAAAATTTAAGTAGTTCTTACAAATCCGAGGTTCATAAAATAATAGGAGAAAGCTATTTTATGAAAGGAGAATACAGAGCTGCATATCCTCACCTAAAGGTATTTTTAGACTCTAAAGAAGCTCCTAGTGAGTCCGATTTATACGAAATGGGGTTTGTAGCGGCACAAATGGGTTTGTATGATGAGGCGGTATCTTATTATAGTCAGTTGGTTAATAGTCAGTCTGCTTTATCTCAAAATGCCTACTATCAACTAGGAAATGCTTATTTAGAAACCAATAAAAAGCAGGAAGCTCTGTCTGCCTTCCGTTCTGCTTATCAGATGTCCTATGATGCTAAAGTTAAAAAGTTAGCTCATCTACAATATGCTAAATTAAGTTATGATATAGGAAACCCTTATGAATCTTCGTCTTCGGTGATACAATCTTATATCCACAGTTATAAAGATACTTCTCCAGAGATGCAAACTTTATTGGTGAAATCTTATCTTTATTCGGGTAATTATAAAGAAACTTTAAGTGCTTTAAATCAAATCAATACCAAAACTACCGAAACAGATAAAATAGAACAAGAGGTAGCCTATCTATTAGGAACGGAAGAATTTAATAAAGGAAATTACAAAGAAGCCGAACTATATTTTAAAAAGAGTTTAAAGTTTAATCATAATCAAGAGTTTTATCTAAAGGCTCAATATTGGTTGGCTCAAACTTATTATCAGTTGGAGGATTATCCTTCGGCTATTAGTTATTTTGAAAAACTACAAAAGACAGAAGGTAGCTTTGATGAACGCTCGCAAATCAATTATGATTTAGGATATGCTTACTTTAAGAATAAAGATTTCGGTAAAGCTAAGGAGTGTTTTAAACTTTACCTTAAAAATCCTAAAGCAGAGTTCAAAGCTGATGCGGAACTAAGACTAGCCGACACACACTATGCTGATAACGAACTAAACGATGCTATCGCTATTTATAACAATGCCGAAACAACCGATGAATACACTCTGTTCCAAAAGGCAATGGCGTTAGGCTTTAAAGGTGATACTGAAGCTAAAATTTCAGAAATGAAAAAGCTAGTTGCTCAGTATCCAAACTCGGAGTATAAAGATGATGCATTGTACGAAATAGGTACTGCTTATGCCGCTAATGATGAGTTTGTTCTTTCTAGCGAATACTTTGATAAAGTGGTTAAAACCAGTACAGATACTCATTTGGTAGCCAATGCAGAAATTTATATGGTACAAAATGATATCGAACAAAACCAAGAAGCCAAAGCGTTTTCTGGAATAAAAGCGTTAGCTAAAAAATACCAAAATACCGTTTATGCAGATAAGGTGTTAGTGGTGGCTCGTTCTCTTTATTTAAAAACAGGAGATACGGCAGGTTATCAAGATTTTGCTAAGAACTTAGGTGTTAGTCTAGACAAATCTGAAATAGACGAAATTAACCTATCTACCGCAAGACAGCTTTACGCCAAAAAGCAGTACGAAAAAGCAATCCCTTACTATGAGAAATATTTAGCACAAAATGTTTCTAGCAGTACAGCCTTCCAAGCTCAATACGAACTGGGAGAATCTTATTATCAAAATGGAGATGATGCTAAAGCATTGAAATCATTCAATTTCGTAACAGCTTATCCTAATGATTATCAAGAGGAAGCAAGGCTTCGTTCCGCTCAAATTCTTCTATCTAAAAATAAAGGAGAAGAAGCTGCAGAACATTTAGCCAAGTTAGTAGATTCTAATAACCCAAAAATAAAATCTTTCGCCCAACAAGAGTTGATGAAATATTATGCTGATAAAAAAGACTTCGCTAAAGCAGAAACTTATGCAGGTTTAATTTTAAGTAATACTAAAAACTCACCTGCAGTGTTAGAACAGGCTAAAGTCATTAAAGCTAGAAGCCTTATGAATCAAGGAAAAGACAAAGAGGCTCAAAAATCTTATACAGATTTAGAAAAATCATCTAATCCTAGCGTAGCGGCGGAAGCCCTTTATGCTAAGGCTTATTATCAAAATAAAGCTAAAGCCTTTAAAAATAGTAACGAAAGTATCTTTAAACTCGCTAATAATTACGCTTCGGAGGAATATTGGGGAGCTAAGTCTTTGGTATTGATGGCTAGAAACTATTTGGCGTTAAAGGACAAATATCAAGCGAGTTATACCTGTGACCAAGTGATAGCTAACTATCAAGACTTCCCTGATGTAGTGGCAGAAGCTAAGGAAGTCAAAAAAATGATTAAATAA
- a CDS encoding antA/AntB antirepressor family protein, protein MNELIKITEQNGKQAVSARELHSFLEIKDKFADWIKRMFEYGFIENIDYQSLSDFSEKPNGGRPLINYALTLDCAKEISMLQRSEKGKQARQYFIECEKRLKKPLSQVEIVAQSAQLLLQQSQQLETLQKEVNHIKARITTSEESFITIAGYATLEKKRIDNKRASIIGRKVAKYCRDNDIIIGQIFDPRFGYVNTYPRDIIQIFF, encoded by the coding sequence ATGAACGAGTTAATCAAAATTACAGAACAAAACGGCAAACAAGCCGTGTCAGCTAGAGAGTTACACTCTTTTTTAGAGATAAAAGATAAATTCGCAGATTGGATAAAGCGAATGTTTGAGTATGGATTTATTGAAAATATTGACTATCAGAGTTTATCGGATTTTTCCGAAAAACCTAACGGCGGTCGCCCCTTAATAAATTACGCCCTTACGCTAGATTGTGCAAAAGAGATTTCAATGTTACAGAGAAGCGAAAAAGGCAAACAAGCGAGGCAGTATTTTATAGAGTGTGAAAAACGCCTGAAAAAACCACTTTCGCAGGTGGAGATAGTGGCACAATCCGCTCAATTATTACTGCAACAATCACAACAACTAGAAACGCTACAAAAAGAAGTTAATCATATCAAAGCGAGGATAACCACAAGCGAGGAGAGTTTCATCACAATAGCAGGTTACGCCACACTAGAGAAAAAACGAATTGATAATAAAAGAGCCTCTATCATAGGGCGTAAGGTAGCGAAATACTGCCGTGATAATGATATTATCATAGGGCAAATATTTGACCCTCGTTTTGGCTATGTTAATACTTACCCTAGAGATATTATTCAGATATTTTTTTAG
- a CDS encoding TonB-dependent receptor, with the protein MNKHKIITLILLGWGGISLAQIKEEKLILDRKREPEVKRIEKKKTSVALEKNYPPEEKQQEPINYEVVNVPVLSDFKTSAIQGEDISPEFNRNYLRNYFRIGYGNYNQFLADANVSGKMQDNLEVGANVHYLSNEGLKKQYAWDSSQKQAEISGFLNHFGEKGKANLTTSVGLNDYNYYGIYALVPNADADLGQKYSRFQISGNYDFYSNEILNDITVKTSAIRDRFKANESQIDALVNLSKHHLKLGQDLDVNLDLGVKMDMVNTQFNILNQHNSRYFGGGLSPKITFKKGQSYLKIGSGFNLLSSSLTKLNETQQKSNRFYWLPQAELFVAATPEANLYGGVESGLQFNTYSELLEQNPFLVSDLELKPTHTKYQFYFGVKGVVSEQINYDVKASYGKLDNMMFFRGNSLFSNLMDDNSRLGYDYANTFSTTYHNGTLSQIKGEVEYKPLASLVLDGNIQFQKYNLENNANVYYRPLLQASIGAKYQTLKDKLLLGFRGFFVSDRTANRFSINPSGVLLSPPIYAEEEIDNQKVGGYADLNISAEYQISKNFSIFALGNNLLGANYQNYYGYKVLGTQIMGGLKIKF; encoded by the coding sequence ATGAACAAACATAAAATAATAACACTAATATTGTTAGGTTGGGGAGGTATCTCGTTAGCTCAGATTAAAGAGGAAAAGCTTATCCTAGACCGCAAAAGAGAGCCCGAAGTTAAGCGTATAGAAAAAAAGAAAACTTCTGTAGCTCTAGAAAAAAATTATCCACCTGAAGAAAAACAGCAAGAGCCTATAAATTACGAAGTAGTAAATGTGCCTGTATTGTCAGATTTCAAAACTTCAGCAATACAAGGTGAAGATATTTCGCCAGAATTCAATAGAAATTATCTAAGAAACTACTTTAGAATAGGTTATGGTAATTACAATCAATTTTTAGCCGATGCTAATGTTTCTGGTAAGATGCAAGATAATTTAGAGGTAGGGGCAAATGTGCATTATCTATCTAATGAAGGTTTAAAAAAGCAATATGCTTGGGATTCCTCGCAGAAACAAGCGGAAATTTCAGGATTTCTTAATCATTTTGGAGAAAAAGGCAAGGCTAATCTTACCACTTCCGTAGGTCTTAATGATTATAATTATTATGGCATCTATGCCTTGGTGCCTAACGCTGATGCTGATTTGGGACAAAAATACAGTCGTTTTCAGATAAGTGGTAATTATGATTTTTACTCTAACGAAATTCTTAACGATATTACTGTAAAAACTTCGGCTATTAGAGATAGATTTAAAGCTAATGAAAGTCAAATAGACGCTCTTGTAAATCTGTCTAAGCATCATTTAAAATTAGGTCAAGATTTAGATGTTAATTTGGATTTGGGAGTAAAAATGGATATGGTAAATACTCAGTTTAATATTTTAAATCAACATAATTCTCGTTATTTTGGTGGTGGATTATCGCCCAAAATCACTTTTAAAAAAGGGCAATCTTACTTAAAGATTGGTTCTGGATTTAATCTATTAAGTTCTAGCTTAACAAAGCTGAATGAAACACAACAAAAATCTAATCGTTTTTATTGGCTCCCTCAAGCAGAACTATTTGTAGCGGCAACTCCAGAAGCTAATTTATACGGTGGGGTAGAGAGTGGACTTCAGTTCAATACTTATTCGGAACTATTGGAGCAGAATCCGTTTTTGGTATCTGATTTAGAATTAAAACCTACACATACTAAATATCAGTTTTATTTTGGGGTGAAAGGAGTTGTTTCTGAGCAAATTAATTATGATGTTAAAGCTAGTTATGGTAAATTGGACAATATGATGTTCTTTAGAGGTAACTCTTTGTTTTCTAATCTAATGGACGATAACTCAAGGCTAGGATATGATTATGCTAATACTTTTTCTACTACTTATCACAACGGTACTCTTAGTCAAATTAAAGGTGAAGTAGAGTATAAACCTCTAGCCTCTCTAGTTTTAGATGGAAATATTCAGTTCCAAAAGTATAATTTAGAAAACAATGCTAATGTTTATTATAGACCATTGTTACAAGCATCAATAGGAGCAAAATATCAAACGCTTAAAGACAAATTATTATTAGGATTTAGAGGCTTTTTTGTAAGTGATAGAACGGCTAATCGTTTTTCTATCAATCCTTCAGGCGTTTTACTTTCTCCTCCTATATATGCTGAAGAAGAGATTGATAACCAAAAAGTAGGTGGTTATGCAGACCTTAATATTTCAGCGGAATATCAGATTAGCAAGAATTTCAGTATTTTTGCACTCGGTAATAATCTTTTAGGAGCTAATTACCAAAATTACTATGGTTACAAAGTTTTGGGTACGCAAATTATGGGTGGACTTAAAATTAAGTTTTAA
- the gpmI gene encoding 2,3-bisphosphoglycerate-independent phosphoglycerate mutase, translating into MSKKVLLAILDGWGLGTDDKVSAIAQAHTPFMDSCYSKFPNTTLEASGLAVGLPDGQMGNSEVGHMNLGAGRVVYQNLVKLNMAVENKTLGQEKAILEAFNYAKENGKKVHFIGLVSNGGVHSHINHLKGLLSAASDFGLKDNVFVHAFTDGRDCDPHSGKGFIKELTEHMQSTTGKLASVVGRYYAMDRDRRWERIKLAYDVMVNAIGKPSKNAIESIEKSYQEGVSDEFLKPILCVDELGNPIAKIENDDVVFCFNFRTDRGREITEVLSQKAFPDFGMTPLKLHYITLTNYDKDFKEVKVVFDEEVLNDTLGEVLERNGKSQIRVAETEKYPHVTFFFSGGREKEFNAEKRILCPSPKDVATYDLKPEMSAYDITNKIVPELENKTADFVCLNFANTDMVGHTGVFEAAVKAAETVDKCIEKVATTAYENGYTVFILADHGNSDVMINPDGSPNTQHSTNLVPLIVMDKDKVWNLTPGKLGDIAPSILKVMNIEKPEAMTGNVILS; encoded by the coding sequence ATGTCAAAAAAAGTACTTTTAGCAATATTAGACGGTTGGGGATTAGGCACAGATGATAAAGTTTCTGCAATTGCCCAAGCACACACACCATTTATGGATAGCTGTTACAGTAAATTTCCTAATACCACATTGGAGGCTAGTGGCTTAGCCGTAGGGTTACCAGACGGACAAATGGGAAACTCAGAGGTAGGTCATATGAATTTAGGAGCTGGAAGAGTGGTTTATCAGAATTTGGTAAAGCTCAATATGGCGGTGGAAAATAAAACCTTAGGGCAAGAGAAGGCTATTTTAGAGGCTTTTAATTATGCTAAAGAAAACGGTAAAAAAGTACATTTTATTGGTTTAGTATCTAATGGTGGAGTTCACTCTCATATCAATCATTTAAAAGGATTATTGTCTGCTGCGAGTGATTTTGGATTAAAAGATAATGTATTTGTACACGCCTTCACAGATGGTAGGGACTGCGACCCTCACTCAGGAAAAGGTTTCATAAAAGAGCTTACAGAGCATATGCAAAGTACCACAGGAAAGCTTGCTAGCGTTGTGGGGCGATACTACGCGATGGATAGAGACCGCAGATGGGAAAGGATAAAGTTAGCTTATGATGTGATGGTGAATGCAATAGGAAAACCTAGCAAAAATGCAATAGAAAGCATAGAAAAATCTTATCAAGAAGGCGTTTCTGATGAATTTCTGAAGCCTATTCTTTGTGTAGATGAACTCGGGAATCCTATTGCAAAGATAGAAAATGATGATGTGGTATTCTGTTTTAATTTTAGAACCGATAGAGGTAGAGAAATTACTGAAGTTCTTTCTCAAAAAGCATTTCCTGATTTTGGTATGACACCACTAAAACTCCATTACATCACACTTACCAATTATGATAAAGATTTTAAAGAGGTAAAGGTAGTCTTTGATGAAGAAGTTTTAAATGACACTTTAGGAGAGGTACTAGAACGAAATGGGAAATCACAGATAAGAGTCGCGGAAACAGAGAAATATCCTCATGTAACTTTCTTTTTTTCAGGCGGTAGGGAGAAGGAATTTAATGCTGAAAAAAGAATCTTATGCCCAAGCCCTAAAGATGTGGCTACATATGATCTTAAGCCAGAAATGTCTGCTTATGACATTACCAACAAAATTGTACCTGAACTAGAGAATAAAACGGCAGATTTCGTTTGTCTTAATTTTGCTAATACTGATATGGTAGGGCATACTGGCGTTTTTGAAGCAGCTGTAAAAGCAGCTGAAACCGTAGATAAATGTATAGAAAAAGTAGCCACTACAGCTTACGAAAATGGTTATACTGTATTTATACTAGCTGACCATGGAAACTCTGATGTTATGATAAATCCTGATGGTAGTCCTAATACTCAACATTCTACCAACTTAGTTCCTCTTATTGTTATGGATAAAGACAAGGTATGGAATTTAACTCCAGGGAAATTAGGCGACATTGCACCAAGTATCTTAAAAGTAATGAATATAGAGAAACCTGAAGCAATGACAGGGAATGTAATTCTTTCTTAA
- a CDS encoding helix-turn-helix domain-containing protein encodes MLRIKEILKEKGITQTEFAGTLGISQVGLNKLINGNPSLSSLEKIANALNIPVRDLFTHSDNETPLYIQNEQGDYVEVGSLRIDTLSPKKISE; translated from the coding sequence ATGTTGAGGATTAAAGAAATTTTAAAGGAAAAAGGGATAACGCAAACAGAGTTTGCAGGAACTTTGGGTATTTCTCAGGTTGGACTAAATAAGTTAATAAATGGAAATCCCTCTTTGTCTTCTCTTGAAAAAATAGCCAACGCCTTAAATATTCCTGTTAGAGACTTATTCACTCATTCTGATAACGAAACACCTTTATATATCCAAAACGAGCAAGGGGATTATGTAGAGGTAGGTAGTCTTAGAATAGATACCCTTAGTCCTAAAAAAATATCTGAATAA
- a CDS encoding IS982-like element ISRa1 family transposase, whose product MNNLEQIYERILEVLGLFSENQLISYQRRTPKMSDLEVISLNITAEYLSIDSELQLFRKLPNSLINKIERSVYNKRKRRLSLQTEQIRQRISMEFNEFEDIFIVDSMPMKVCENARSTRSKICKEQSYSSPTYGYCASQKLYFYGYKLHAVCSLNGVIKNFDISPASVHDIHYLKDSGEQMRNCTLIGDRGYLSAKVQIDLFNYANIKLDTPMRSNQKDYIPQFSLYKKKRKRIETFFSQLCDQFMIKRNYAKTFEGFKTRIISKITAATVIQYINKFIFQRKLNHLKISII is encoded by the coding sequence ATGAACAACTTAGAGCAAATATATGAAAGAATTTTGGAAGTTTTAGGACTTTTTTCAGAAAATCAACTGATTAGTTATCAGAGAAGAACACCTAAAATGAGCGATTTAGAAGTCATAAGTCTTAATATTACTGCTGAATACTTGAGTATTGATAGCGAATTACAGTTATTTAGAAAATTGCCAAACTCTCTGATAAACAAAATTGAAAGAAGTGTTTACAATAAGCGAAAACGAAGACTATCCCTACAAACAGAGCAAATTAGACAGCGTATTTCGATGGAGTTCAATGAGTTTGAAGATATTTTTATCGTTGATAGCATGCCAATGAAAGTTTGTGAAAACGCTCGTTCTACTCGTTCAAAAATTTGTAAAGAGCAATCCTATTCTTCACCAACATATGGTTATTGTGCTTCACAGAAATTATATTTCTATGGCTATAAACTACACGCAGTATGTTCTTTAAATGGTGTGATTAAGAATTTTGATATAAGCCCTGCATCCGTTCACGACATCCACTATTTAAAAGATAGTGGTGAGCAAATGCGAAACTGTACTTTAATTGGAGATAGAGGCTATTTATCAGCAAAAGTTCAAATAGATTTATTTAACTATGCTAATATTAAATTAGATACACCAATGAGAAGTAATCAGAAAGATTATATTCCTCAATTTTCATTGTACAAGAAAAAGCGAAAACGAATTGAGACATTTTTCTCTCAACTTTGCGACCAATTTATGATTAAAAGAAACTATGCTAAAACTTTTGAAGGCTTTAAAACAAGGATAATCAGTAAAATAACCGCCGCAACGGTTATTCAATATATCAATAAATTTATCTTCCAAAGAAAATTAAATCATCTAAAAATCAGTATTATTTAA
- a CDS encoding helix-turn-helix domain-containing protein has protein sequence MEAIQFIGTNPNELIKAISNAIVPELEQRLSKQFQPKEPTTYLTRKEVCELLHIDYSTLNRWAKGGKLTAYGIGNRVYYKRKEVEALVDKGKIKY, from the coding sequence ATGGAGGCAATACAATTTATAGGGACGAACCCTAACGAACTAATCAAAGCGATTTCTAACGCTATTGTTCCTGAATTGGAGCAAAGACTATCAAAACAATTTCAACCCAAAGAACCCACAACCTACCTCACACGGAAAGAGGTATGCGAATTACTGCATATAGATTACTCCACTCTGAACCGTTGGGCAAAGGGAGGTAAGCTAACGGCGTACGGTATAGGTAATAGGGTATATTACAAACGCAAAGAAGTAGAGGCATTAGTAGATAAAGGTAAAATCAAATACTAA
- a CDS encoding tyrosine-type recombinase/integrase: protein MANIIFYLRGTKEPKKVYLRYRPNRDFNLSINTPFVIHSENWDDTTKQWDHSQIVKGAKTIETKKQNAEILDFNKRIETFKLDISNQIDNNLNLTAPQLKEHLKDFILKHYFAHKLETKKKYTIPDKLDALIDYYIQFRSVEDKTQGKKPISANTIKKYRGLKSTLMKFNKNLIVTDINNIFRNKLVKWFNEQGYTAQTQTKYLKDIKMLCRFAETEHNISKDVLAWKIDRNPDNVTKGLYLNFDKLAILETLDLTGSLDEVRDWLLISCYTALRVSELFSLDTANIVEDPNGRKFIKVIEKKNRNTKDKGIKYTALLPKVVDIMSKRGGKFPKVISEPYYNRQLKKLCKIAGFDEVVQSAKIEATENGNRRIEGEYPFYELVTSHIGRQTSVTLFGQFMDTETMQMMTNHHDKTLLEHYNKIDIDTKQLQKAKKVYEAFKNMNITPEQLN, encoded by the coding sequence ATGGCAAATATCATTTTTTACCTAAGAGGCACTAAAGAGCCTAAAAAAGTTTATCTAAGGTACAGACCTAACAGGGATTTTAATTTATCTATAAACACCCCCTTTGTTATCCATTCTGAAAATTGGGACGACACAACCAAGCAATGGGACCACTCCCAAATTGTTAAAGGGGCAAAAACCATAGAGACCAAAAAACAAAACGCAGAAATTTTAGATTTCAACAAGCGTATAGAGACCTTTAAGCTAGATATATCTAATCAGATAGATAATAACCTCAACCTAACCGCTCCACAACTTAAAGAGCATTTAAAGGACTTTATTTTAAAACACTACTTTGCCCACAAGCTGGAGACAAAGAAGAAATACACTATCCCTGATAAATTAGACGCACTTATAGACTACTACATACAATTTAGAAGCGTAGAGGATAAAACGCAGGGTAAAAAACCAATATCAGCAAACACCATTAAAAAATACAGAGGGCTAAAAAGTACCCTGATGAAGTTTAATAAGAACCTCATCGTAACGGATATAAATAATATCTTCCGTAACAAACTAGTAAAATGGTTTAATGAGCAAGGGTACACGGCACAAACCCAAACTAAGTATTTGAAAGATATAAAAATGTTGTGCAGGTTTGCGGAAACAGAGCATAACATTAGCAAAGATGTTTTAGCGTGGAAGATAGACCGCAACCCTGATAATGTAACTAAGGGGCTTTACCTCAACTTTGATAAACTAGCTATCCTAGAAACGCTAGACCTTACAGGCAGTTTAGATGAGGTTAGAGATTGGCTTTTGATTTCGTGTTATACAGCGTTAAGGGTTTCAGAACTTTTCAGCTTAGATACTGCTAATATAGTAGAAGACCCCAACGGTCGCAAGTTTATAAAGGTTATAGAGAAGAAAAACCGCAACACAAAAGATAAGGGTATAAAGTACACGGCATTACTCCCTAAAGTAGTGGATATAATGAGCAAAAGAGGCGGTAAATTCCCTAAAGTGATAAGCGAACCATATTATAACCGTCAATTAAAAAAACTCTGCAAAATCGCAGGATTTGATGAGGTGGTGCAAAGTGCAAAGATAGAAGCCACCGAGAACGGAAATAGAAGAATAGAGGGCGAATATCCTTTTTATGAATTAGTAACCTCTCATATAGGGAGACAAACCTCGGTTACTCTATTTGGGCAGTTTATGGATACCGAAACTATGCAGATGATGACTAACCACCACGATAAAACCCTCCTAGAGCATTACAACAAAATAGATATAGACACTAAACAGCTACAAAAGGCAAAAAAGGTTTACGAAGCCTTTAAAAATATGAACATTACCCCTGAACAACTAAACTAA
- a CDS encoding Fic family protein — MDFNLPHLPPTAEIETTVVLKQLTKSHRYLAELKGTVKTIPNEHILINTLALQEAKDSSEIENIVTTHDELYKENILIETKNPATKEVYNYAQSLKLGFEIVRKEGLLLNKHIIAIQQELERNNAGFRTQAGTKLVNSLGEVVYTPPQETKAILDLMANLERFINDNSFSDLDPLTKMAIIHYQFESIHPFYDGNGRTGRIINILYLVLQGLLDLPVLYLSRYITQNKQKYYQVLQGVRSENDWESLILYLIKGVEVTAIQTIDLVQNIKTLMQETKYKLRNDLPKLYSQDLLNNLFKNPYTKIEFLEKDLGVSYQTARKYLELLSEHKYLNKIQVGKYSYYINEPLLNLFIQ; from the coding sequence ATGGATTTTAATTTACCTCATCTACCGCCTACCGCAGAAATAGAGACCACCGTAGTATTAAAACAACTGACAAAGTCTCATAGATACCTAGCTGAACTAAAGGGCACGGTAAAGACGATACCCAACGAGCATATTTTAATCAATACTCTAGCGTTGCAAGAGGCTAAAGATAGTAGCGAGATAGAAAATATAGTAACCACCCACGACGAACTATATAAAGAAAACATTTTAATAGAGACTAAAAACCCTGCAACAAAAGAAGTATATAACTATGCTCAAAGTTTAAAGTTAGGCTTTGAAATAGTGCGTAAAGAGGGGTTATTATTAAACAAACATATCATAGCTATACAGCAAGAATTAGAGCGAAATAATGCAGGATTTAGGACGCAAGCAGGGACTAAATTAGTTAATTCTCTGGGCGAGGTAGTTTATACCCCACCGCAAGAGACTAAGGCTATTTTAGACCTAATGGCAAACCTAGAAAGGTTCATCAATGATAATAGTTTTTCAGACTTAGACCCTTTGACTAAAATGGCTATTATACACTATCAGTTTGAGAGCATACACCCATTTTATGACGGTAACGGTAGAACAGGCAGGATTATAAATATTCTATACTTGGTATTGCAGGGACTTTTAGATTTACCTGTATTGTATTTGAGCCGTTATATCACGCAAAACAAACAGAAATATTATCAAGTATTGCAAGGGGTAAGAAGTGAGAACGATTGGGAAAGTCTTATTTTATACCTCATCAAAGGCGTTGAGGTTACAGCAATACAGACCATTGATTTAGTCCAAAATATAAAAACACTAATGCAGGAGACTAAATATAAACTTCGTAACGATTTACCGAAGCTGTATAGTCAGGACTTGCTGAATAACCTATTTAAAAATCCTTACACTAAAATAGAGTTTTTGGAGAAAGATTTAGGGGTATCATACCAAACCGCAAGAAAGTATTTAGAACTACTATCAGAACATAAGTATCTAAATAAAATACAGGTAGGTAAGTACAGCTACTATATCAATGAGCCACTACTAAATTTATTTATACAATAA